One Deinococcus grandis DNA window includes the following coding sequences:
- a CDS encoding YbfB/YjiJ family MFS transporter, with the protein MTRAEPGLRGALLDMLRLSLGGAVALGFARFAYALLLPTMRDDLGWSFTLSGAMNAANALGYLLGALIAAPLIRRAGLGRVFAGAMLLTALTLLACAVTGLSVPLLTLRFLSGVGGALVFVSGGGLAALATRAHPERSPLLLGVFYGGAGIGMLLSAALLPPLLAHGWRGAWLALGLAALACIPLSAPALRRLPTQAASAPARTPAVSLRPLAWTLAAYTCFGIGYIAYMTFIVAFLKGAGAQAWITPFWALLGLSVVLHPFVWAPVTARLRGARAMTAQMLTLAAGAALPLLGITPPALLLSGALFGGSFLAVVAFTTLITRRTLPEHAWARGIAAFTVLFAAGQVAGPLLTGLLADRAGGLRLGLGVSAVVLLLGAALAWGQGRGRTT; encoded by the coding sequence GTGACCCGCGCCGAGCCCGGTCTGCGGGGGGCGCTCCTGGACATGCTGCGGCTGTCGCTGGGGGGCGCGGTCGCGCTGGGCTTCGCGCGGTTCGCGTACGCGCTGCTGCTGCCGACCATGCGCGATGACCTGGGCTGGAGTTTCACGCTGTCCGGCGCGATGAACGCCGCGAACGCCCTGGGGTACCTGCTGGGCGCGCTGATCGCCGCGCCCCTGATCCGCCGCGCCGGGCTGGGGCGTGTGTTCGCGGGCGCGATGCTCCTGACGGCGCTGACGCTGCTGGCCTGCGCCGTGACCGGCCTGAGCGTACCGCTGCTGACCCTGCGCTTCCTGTCCGGGGTGGGGGGCGCGCTGGTGTTCGTCAGTGGTGGCGGGCTGGCGGCGCTCGCCACGCGCGCGCACCCGGAGCGCAGCCCGCTGCTGCTGGGCGTGTTCTACGGCGGGGCCGGGATCGGGATGCTGCTGTCGGCCGCGCTGCTGCCGCCGCTGCTGGCGCACGGGTGGCGCGGCGCATGGCTGGCGCTGGGTCTGGCGGCGCTGGCGTGCATCCCGCTGAGCGCCCCCGCGCTGCGACGCCTGCCCACCCAGGCGGCCAGTGCCCCCGCCCGCACGCCTGCCGTGTCGCTGCGGCCGCTGGCCTGGACGCTCGCCGCGTACACCTGCTTCGGCATCGGGTACATCGCGTACATGACGTTCATCGTGGCGTTCCTGAAAGGCGCGGGCGCGCAGGCATGGATCACGCCGTTCTGGGCGCTGCTGGGCCTCAGCGTCGTCCTGCACCCCTTCGTGTGGGCGCCCGTCACCGCCCGCCTGCGCGGCGCGCGCGCCATGACCGCGCAGATGCTCACCCTGGCCGCCGGGGCCGCCCTGCCCCTGCTGGGCATCACTCCCCCCGCGCTGCTGCTGTCCGGCGCGCTGTTCGGCGGCAGTTTCCTGGCGGTCGTGGCGTTCACGACCCTGATCACCCGTCGCACCCTGCCCGAGCACGCCTGGGCGCGCGGCATCGCGGCGTTCACGGTCCTGTTCGCCGCCGGGCAGGTCGCCGGGCCGCTCCTGACCGGCCTGCTCGCCGACCGCGCGGGCGGCCTGCGCCTGGGCCTGGGCGTCAGCGCGGTCGTGCTGCTGCTCGGCGCGGCCCTCGCGTGGGGGCAGGGGAGAGGACGGACGACCTGA
- a CDS encoding GNAT family N-acetyltransferase, with protein sequence MTHAPHRTDHLPTLRPFRAADASAVARLVTEGVRGHWTYAPEHFREAQPGTRPTRLVAEQGGVVVATARLAPFGEGVPDALRLDVAGDAATFTPLLLAQLAEAPGGFRRVLGVTREDFTEVMTFFHAAGFRNAWQSWGAHLDLTTFDPTPFEPVQERLFLAGYEPERLDPDAPDADWDTLYALHRTGVRDQPRNPTTTPDPLTRDGLRDVIRREEAAFVTRWRGQIVALTRLTPRGKEVDSEGSVTHPDHRRRGVMTALKAHALTWAQGAGHTHAGTGGTVLNLPMLRVNTRLGYRVERMWITWEKEL encoded by the coding sequence ATGACCCACGCGCCCCACCGCACCGACCACCTGCCCACCCTCCGCCCGTTCCGCGCCGCCGATGCCTCAGCGGTCGCCCGCCTCGTGACGGAGGGCGTGCGCGGCCACTGGACCTACGCGCCAGAACACTTCCGGGAGGCGCAGCCCGGCACCCGCCCCACCCGCCTCGTCGCCGAGCAGGGCGGCGTGGTGGTCGCCACCGCGCGCCTCGCACCGTTCGGCGAGGGCGTGCCGGACGCGCTGCGACTGGACGTCGCCGGGGACGCCGCCACCTTCACACCGTTGCTCCTGGCGCAGCTGGCCGAGGCGCCGGGCGGGTTCCGGCGCGTGCTGGGCGTCACCCGCGAGGACTTCACCGAGGTGATGACCTTCTTCCACGCGGCGGGCTTCCGGAACGCGTGGCAGTCCTGGGGCGCACACCTCGACCTGACCACCTTCGACCCCACCCCCTTCGAGCCGGTGCAGGAGCGGCTGTTCCTGGCCGGGTACGAACCCGAACGCCTCGACCCCGACGCGCCGGACGCCGACTGGGACACCCTCTATGCCCTGCACCGGACCGGCGTACGCGACCAGCCGCGCAATCCCACCACCACGCCCGATCCCCTCACACGGGACGGCCTGCGCGACGTCATCCGGCGGGAGGAGGCCGCGTTCGTCACGCGCTGGCGCGGGCAGATCGTCGCCCTGACCCGCCTCACCCCACGCGGCAAGGAAGTGGACAGCGAGGGCAGCGTCACGCACCCCGACCACCGCCGCCGGGGCGTCATGACCGCCCTGAAAGCCCACGCGCTCACCTGGGCGCAGGGGGCGGGGCACACGCACGCCGGGACGGGCGGCACCGTCCTGAACCTCCCCATGCTGCGCGTGAACACCCGCCTGGGCTACCGCGTGGAACGCATGTGGATCACCTGGGAGAAGGAGTTGTAA
- the tkt gene encoding transketolase yields the protein MSSDIPQLSVNTIRTLSIDGVQAANSGHPGAPLGAAPMAYVVWQDYLRFNPVHPEWPGRDRFVLSAGHASMLIYSLLHLTGYDLSLDELKNFRQWGSKTPGHPEFFHTPGLDATTGPLGQGAAMTVGLAMAEAHLAARYNRPEFPIFDNHTYAILGDGDLQEGVNHEAAALAGHLRLNKLIWLHDDNQVQLDTPTSKAESDDIAARYVAYGWNVQKVADGNDLDAIRAAVKEAQTSDRPTLIQVRTVIGFASPRAGTSKAHGEPLGAEGVAETKAALGWDYPPFTVPEEVKAHMDARERGAKFEADWNALMDGYRAAHPELAAEVDAMLKRELPANLADALPSYEVGGKGVATRNASGEVINALAKVLPGLMGGSADLSGSTKTTIKDGGEMQSGSMASRNVLFGVREFGMAAAANGLSLYGGLHPMVGTFLVFADYLKPAFRLSAIQMQPVTYVLTHDSIGLGEDGPTHQPIEQIAMLRAVPGAHVIRPADANETAAAWQMALEYDKGPTALALTRQDLPILPRNHAGVKKGAYVVRDAEGAQIILIASGSEVSLALDSAEALAAEGIPARVVSMPCMEVFRTQDRSYRDSVLTPGVKRVAIEAAAKGPWYEWVGTDGAVIGMDTFGASAPASVLFEKFGFSVQNVSKVVKSVL from the coding sequence ATGTCCAGCGACATCCCACAGCTGAGCGTCAACACCATCCGCACCCTGAGCATCGACGGCGTGCAGGCCGCCAACAGCGGCCACCCCGGCGCGCCCCTGGGCGCCGCGCCCATGGCGTACGTCGTCTGGCAGGACTACCTGCGCTTCAACCCCGTTCACCCGGAATGGCCCGGCCGTGACCGCTTCGTGCTGTCCGCCGGGCACGCCAGCATGCTGATCTACAGCCTGCTGCACCTCACCGGGTACGACCTCTCGCTGGACGAACTGAAGAACTTCCGCCAGTGGGGCAGCAAGACCCCCGGCCACCCCGAGTTCTTCCACACCCCCGGCCTCGACGCCACCACCGGCCCCCTCGGCCAGGGCGCCGCGATGACCGTCGGCCTGGCCATGGCCGAGGCGCACCTCGCCGCGCGCTACAACCGCCCCGAGTTCCCCATCTTCGACAACCACACCTACGCCATCCTGGGCGACGGTGACCTGCAGGAAGGCGTGAACCACGAGGCCGCCGCACTGGCCGGCCACCTGCGCCTGAACAAGCTGATCTGGCTGCACGACGACAACCAGGTGCAGCTCGACACGCCCACCAGCAAGGCCGAGAGCGACGACATCGCCGCCCGCTACGTCGCGTATGGCTGGAACGTCCAGAAGGTCGCCGACGGCAACGACCTGGACGCCATCCGCGCCGCCGTGAAGGAAGCGCAGACCAGCGACCGCCCCACCCTGATCCAGGTGCGCACCGTGATCGGCTTCGCCAGCCCCCGCGCCGGCACCAGCAAGGCCCACGGCGAACCCCTGGGCGCCGAGGGTGTGGCGGAGACCAAGGCCGCGCTGGGCTGGGACTACCCGCCCTTCACCGTCCCCGAGGAAGTCAAGGCCCACATGGACGCCCGTGAACGCGGCGCGAAATTCGAGGCCGACTGGAACGCCCTGATGGACGGCTACCGCGCCGCGCACCCCGAACTGGCCGCCGAAGTCGACGCGATGCTGAAGCGCGAACTGCCCGCGAACCTCGCCGACGCGCTGCCCAGCTACGAGGTCGGCGGCAAGGGCGTCGCCACCCGCAACGCCAGCGGTGAGGTCATCAACGCCCTGGCCAAGGTCCTCCCCGGCCTGATGGGCGGCAGCGCCGACCTCTCGGGCAGCACGAAGACCACCATCAAGGACGGCGGCGAGATGCAGAGCGGCAGCATGGCCAGCCGCAACGTCCTGTTCGGCGTGCGCGAGTTCGGGATGGCCGCCGCCGCGAACGGCCTGAGCCTGTACGGCGGCCTGCACCCCATGGTCGGCACGTTCCTGGTGTTCGCGGACTACCTCAAGCCCGCCTTCCGCCTCAGCGCCATCCAGATGCAGCCCGTCACGTACGTCCTCACGCACGACAGCATCGGCCTGGGCGAGGACGGCCCCACCCACCAGCCCATCGAGCAAATCGCCATGCTCCGCGCCGTCCCCGGCGCCCACGTCATCCGCCCCGCCGATGCCAACGAGACGGCCGCCGCGTGGCAGATGGCCCTCGAGTACGACAAGGGCCCCACCGCCCTGGCCCTGACCCGTCAGGACCTCCCGATCCTGCCCCGCAACCACGCGGGCGTGAAGAAGGGCGCCTACGTCGTCCGCGACGCCGAGGGCGCTCAGATCATCCTGATCGCCTCCGGCAGCGAGGTCAGCCTCGCCCTGGACTCCGCCGAGGCCCTGGCCGCCGAGGGCATCCCCGCGCGCGTGGTCAGCATGCCCTGCATGGAAGTCTTCCGCACCCAGGACCGCAGCTACCGCGACAGCGTCCTCACCCCCGGCGTCAAGCGCGTCGCCATCGAGGCCGCCGCCAAGGGCCCCTGGTACGAGTGGGTCGGCACCGACGGCGCCGTCATCGGCATGGACACCTTCGGGGCTAGCGCCCCCGCCAGCGTCCTGTTCGAGAAGTTCGGCTTCAGCGTCCAGAACGTCAGCAAGGTCGTCAAGAGCGTCCTCTAA
- the queC gene encoding 7-cyano-7-deazaguanine synthase QueC encodes MTEDMKRAVVLLSGGLDSSTVLGMATRDGYACTALSFRYGQRHTVELERAATVAAHFGAAHRVIDINIGSFGGSALTDESMVVPTDGTEDGVIPPTYVPGRNTVFIAVGLSLAEAIDAERVFLGINAVDYSGYPDCRPEYLAAYQTLADLATKAGLEGRGAVLTAPLAEMTKADIVREALAVGVPIDVTWSCYQGGEEPCGVCDSCRIRDKALIEAGRPDLATTYAQAQL; translated from the coding sequence ATGACGGAAGACATGAAGCGCGCGGTGGTGCTGCTGTCGGGCGGGCTGGATTCGAGCACGGTGCTGGGCATGGCGACCCGTGACGGGTATGCGTGCACGGCGCTGTCGTTCCGGTATGGGCAGCGGCACACGGTGGAACTGGAGCGGGCGGCGACGGTCGCGGCGCATTTCGGGGCCGCGCACCGGGTGATCGACATCAACATCGGGTCGTTCGGGGGGAGTGCCCTGACGGACGAGTCGATGGTGGTACCGACGGACGGGACGGAAGATGGGGTGATTCCGCCGACGTACGTGCCGGGACGGAACACGGTGTTCATCGCGGTGGGTCTGAGTCTGGCCGAGGCGATCGACGCGGAGCGGGTGTTCCTGGGGATCAACGCGGTGGATTACAGCGGGTATCCGGACTGCCGCCCGGAGTACCTCGCGGCGTACCAGACGCTGGCGGACCTGGCGACGAAGGCGGGCCTGGAGGGTCGCGGGGCGGTGCTGACGGCGCCGCTGGCGGAGATGACGAAGGCGGACATCGTGCGCGAGGCGCTGGCGGTGGGCGTGCCGATCGACGTGACCTGGAGCTGTTACCAGGGCGGTGAGGAGCCCTGCGGCGTGTGTGATTCGTGCCGCATCCGGGACAAGGCGCTGATCGAGGCGGGCCGCCCCGACCTCGCCACCACCTACGCCCAGGCCCAGCTGTAA
- a CDS encoding 7-carboxy-7-deazaguanine synthase QueE — protein sequence MKYPVYERFYTWQGEGVHLGRAAYFIRLYGCPQACPWCDSAGTWHRDYRPDGVTLMGADELAEVVRAESPDGAVVVVTGGEPILFDLNPLTDALHALGRRVHIETSGIAPLRGELDWVTLSPKPFGQPPLPEVVALADEVKIIVHDPGDIQAGLDTLTGLREDAVIWLHPEWSKARERDLSVLNAITQAVKENPRLRAGYQMHKLYRADDLDAHSDKRLIPLGGNAALGY from the coding sequence ATGAAGTACCCGGTGTACGAGCGCTTCTACACCTGGCAGGGCGAGGGGGTTCACCTGGGCCGCGCGGCGTACTTCATCCGGCTGTACGGCTGCCCGCAGGCCTGCCCCTGGTGCGACAGCGCCGGAACCTGGCACCGCGACTACCGCCCCGACGGCGTGACCCTCATGGGGGCCGATGAACTGGCCGAGGTCGTGCGCGCCGAGAGTCCGGACGGCGCCGTCGTGGTGGTCACGGGGGGCGAACCGATCCTGTTCGACCTGAACCCCCTGACGGACGCCCTGCACGCCCTGGGCCGCCGGGTGCACATCGAGACGAGCGGCATCGCGCCCCTGCGCGGAGAACTGGACTGGGTGACGCTGTCCCCCAAACCCTTCGGGCAGCCCCCACTACCGGAGGTTGTGGCCCTCGCGGACGAGGTGAAGATCATCGTCCACGACCCGGGCGACATTCAGGCCGGGCTGGACACCCTGACCGGCCTGAGGGAGGACGCGGTGATCTGGCTGCACCCCGAGTGGAGCAAGGCCCGCGAACGGGACCTGAGCGTCCTGAACGCGATCACGCAGGCAGTCAAGGAGAACCCGCGCCTGCGGGCCGGGTACCAGATGCACAAGCTGTACCGCGCCGACGACCTCGATGCGCACAGCGACAAACGCCTGATTCCGCTGGGCGGGAACGCGGCACTCGGGTACTGA
- a CDS encoding 6-pyruvoyl trahydropterin synthase family protein, translating to MPWKLTSEFTFDSAHVITGYDGPCGRLHGHTYRVRMELTSDRLRPSAHVKRAIMVADFKTLKWAKKDVDAGGLDHAYLNDFPELGDDTTAEVVAAYIHRRTMQRVRADLPEGDDGADLRLHVTLWETPDSSCEYWE from the coding sequence ATGCCGTGGAAACTGACGTCGGAGTTCACGTTCGATTCGGCGCACGTGATCACCGGCTACGACGGCCCCTGCGGGCGCCTGCACGGGCACACGTACCGCGTGCGCATGGAACTCACCAGTGACCGCCTGCGTCCCAGTGCGCACGTGAAGCGCGCCATCATGGTCGCGGACTTCAAGACCCTCAAATGGGCCAAGAAGGACGTCGACGCCGGCGGTCTGGATCACGCCTACCTGAACGACTTCCCGGAACTCGGGGACGACACGACCGCCGAGGTCGTCGCCGCGTACATCCACCGCAGGACCATGCAGCGGGTGCGCGCCGACCTGCCCGAGGGCGACGACGGCGCGGACCTGCGCCTGCACGTGACCCTGTGGGAAACCCCGGACAGCAGTTGCGAGTACTGGGAGTGA
- the queF gene encoding preQ(1) synthase — MTNVTAGADCGPQNPGFDRRYDVQGLDAIDVAVLGTFPHVREDDPVRYPGEPMQIEIVTDEFSPVCPWSGLPDFGRLEIRYLPREACVELKSLKYYLTSYRFVGIYHEHATRRVLADLVNLLKPLSMEIRCDYGMRGGLNTICTVKYVAPDHQGA, encoded by the coding sequence ATGACGAACGTGACTGCCGGGGCCGACTGCGGACCCCAGAACCCTGGTTTTGACCGCCGCTACGACGTGCAGGGCCTCGACGCCATCGATGTGGCCGTGCTGGGCACCTTCCCGCACGTGCGCGAGGACGACCCGGTGCGCTACCCGGGCGAGCCGATGCAGATCGAGATCGTGACGGACGAGTTCAGCCCGGTGTGCCCCTGGAGTGGCCTGCCGGACTTCGGCCGCCTGGAGATCCGGTACCTGCCGCGCGAGGCGTGCGTGGAACTCAAGAGCCTGAAGTACTACCTGACGAGCTACCGTTTCGTGGGCATCTACCACGAGCACGCGACGCGGCGGGTGCTGGCGGATCTGGTGAACCTGCTCAAGCCCCTGAGCATGGAGATCCGCTGCGATTACGGCATGCGTGGGGGTCTGAACACGATCTGCACCGTGAAGTACGTCGCGCCCGACCACCAGGGGGCGTAA
- a CDS encoding DUF6508 domain-containing protein encodes MHPQFTPEALRAVAAFLPIMADPAFRFTDGQPPAVVLPGGGVQMRGYAYDPQVARLLRTLDEFGWVHGDERFQWPQWAQTPEARALRDDPAVLARATPVQLARLLTVFARQERFSDGSRLGFWESGLLLGILRRAAALAEAAG; translated from the coding sequence ATGCACCCACAGTTCACGCCTGAAGCCCTGCGTGCCGTCGCGGCGTTCCTGCCGATCATGGCGGACCCGGCGTTCCGCTTCACGGACGGCCAGCCGCCTGCCGTGGTCCTGCCGGGAGGCGGCGTGCAGATGCGCGGGTACGCGTACGACCCGCAGGTGGCGCGGCTGCTGCGCACGCTGGACGAGTTCGGGTGGGTGCATGGGGACGAGCGGTTCCAGTGGCCGCAGTGGGCGCAGACGCCCGAGGCGCGGGCCCTGCGGGACGACCCGGCGGTGCTGGCCCGCGCGACCCCGGTGCAATTGGCGCGGCTGTTGACGGTCTTCGCGCGGCAGGAGCGGTTCAGTGACGGCTCGCGCCTGGGCTTCTGGGAGTCCGGGCTGCTGCTGGGCATCCTGCGCCGCGCGGCGGCACTGGCGGAGGCGGCGGGCTGA
- a CDS encoding metallophosphoesterase has product MRKFLAFGDVHADFDLLWTALRAASCATLDGLPTPPVQAGLFQVVLIGDLVHPKNDRDYARLTGLPRFDHKNPDHLFLAAREQIRHLERLKAYQDAAPHAVHIILGNHDDAVLNTSYVLGTSGGMVHVEFDPDHGGLILPDHLAAWMRSFPREIRVGTVQFAHVSPLPAHAHYDDLFYADHAPKRWFRESPEYVRMAGLDYGVYGHTQIDGGIHLDEDHNLAMIDALHAREYLELLLDPGQEHPVKNVRAVPF; this is encoded by the coding sequence ATGCGTAAATTCCTCGCTTTCGGAGACGTCCACGCCGACTTCGACCTCCTGTGGACCGCGCTGCGCGCCGCCAGCTGCGCCACCCTGGACGGCCTGCCCACCCCGCCCGTGCAGGCCGGACTGTTCCAGGTCGTCCTGATCGGCGACCTCGTCCACCCCAAGAACGACCGCGACTACGCCCGCCTGACCGGCCTGCCCCGCTTCGACCACAAGAACCCGGACCACCTGTTCCTCGCCGCGCGCGAACAGATCCGCCACCTGGAACGACTCAAGGCGTACCAGGACGCCGCGCCGCACGCCGTGCACATCATCCTCGGGAACCACGACGACGCCGTCCTGAACACCAGCTACGTCCTGGGCACCAGCGGCGGCATGGTCCACGTGGAATTCGACCCGGACCACGGCGGCCTGATCCTCCCCGACCACCTCGCCGCGTGGATGCGCAGCTTCCCCCGCGAGATCCGCGTCGGCACCGTCCAGTTCGCGCACGTCTCCCCGCTGCCCGCCCACGCGCACTACGACGACCTGTTCTACGCCGACCACGCCCCCAAACGCTGGTTCCGCGAATCCCCCGAATACGTCCGCATGGCCGGACTCGACTACGGCGTGTACGGCCACACCCAGATCGACGGCGGCATCCACCTCGACGAGGACCACAACCTCGCCATGATCGACGCGCTGCACGCCCGCGAGTACCTCGAACTGCTGCTCGACCCCGGCCAGGAACACCCCGTGAAGAACGTCCGCGCCGTCCCCTTCTGA
- a CDS encoding penicillin acylase family protein — translation MNTKTVGPLRRKGSWGRRVATGALGTLLLLGAAGGGVYAWLRATSEPQRAGNADLAGLGGTVQVTRDAWGVPHIRAQTDEDAVFALGFVHWQDRAWQMDFQRRVAQGRLSEVLGEAALPQDRFLRTWGFQRAAQSALPALDARSRRLIAAYTAGVNAAQGRGKTALEFRILGYTPDPWQDVDTVSWSKLMAFDLGGNYDDEVLNAHVTRRLGAGGLDQVTAPYPAGGPTILSADEVGAENAAPQTGATSAAPSLPETPGLPEATVAALRAHLRAAEALGMQQLPGKGSNDWVIAGSRTTTGKPILADDPHLALTAPMLWYLADVQGKDLKAIGASIPGLPAIVIGRNERVAWGVTNMNPDVQDLYVEPESAKLTSRQEVIKVKGQENVTITVRESAHGPVISDNGGGGLNFADAGPRVALKWTALQPGDTTMDAFLGLNYAQNWADFTRALSRYVGPSQNFVYADVDGNTGYYAPGRVPIREGWDGSLPVPGDGSREWRGYVPFEALPHTFNPADGLVVTANNRVVPDGYPYLLGNTRNWAEPYRAQRITDLLTATPKLSVADVQRTQLDTRSLVWEDFRPILLATKPGSDRARQALGTLQGWDGSMTTGSVGALLFEAWLMQLQEMARDELNDATVMNSLSVLNQLRAGGELCARGGQGDCAALLTRTLDAALGDLQARLGDDMTGWTYGKLHQVASTHRAFGKVGALAWLFNHHAPTPGGTNTVNVARPEHGTFAQTHGPSYRQIVDLSDPNRSVYIGSLGQAGSPLAPHATDQMTRWIGGQYLPMSTKPADWGNTQTLTLHPAGK, via the coding sequence ATGAACACGAAAACGGTGGGGCCGCTGCGGCGGAAGGGATCGTGGGGTCGCCGCGTGGCGACCGGCGCGCTGGGGACGCTGCTGCTGCTGGGCGCGGCCGGGGGCGGGGTCTATGCGTGGCTGCGCGCAACCAGCGAGCCGCAGCGCGCGGGCAACGCGGATCTGGCCGGGCTGGGCGGGACGGTGCAGGTCACGCGCGACGCGTGGGGCGTGCCGCACATCCGCGCGCAGACGGACGAGGACGCGGTGTTCGCGCTGGGCTTCGTGCACTGGCAGGACCGCGCGTGGCAGATGGACTTCCAGCGCCGCGTGGCTCAGGGCCGGCTCTCGGAGGTGCTGGGCGAGGCCGCGCTGCCGCAGGACAGGTTCCTGCGCACCTGGGGCTTCCAGCGGGCCGCGCAGAGTGCCCTCCCCGCCCTGGACGCGCGGTCACGCCGCCTGATCGCGGCGTACACGGCGGGCGTGAACGCCGCGCAGGGGCGCGGGAAGACGGCGCTGGAATTCCGGATCCTGGGGTACACGCCGGACCCCTGGCAGGACGTGGACACGGTGTCCTGGAGCAAGCTGATGGCCTTCGACCTGGGCGGCAACTACGACGACGAGGTGCTGAACGCGCACGTCACGCGGCGACTGGGCGCGGGCGGCCTAGATCAGGTCACCGCGCCGTACCCGGCGGGCGGCCCGACGATCCTCAGCGCGGACGAGGTGGGCGCCGAGAACGCCGCGCCGCAGACGGGCGCCACCTCCGCTGCGCCCAGCCTGCCGGAGACACCCGGTCTGCCGGAGGCGACGGTCGCGGCGCTGCGGGCGCACCTGCGGGCCGCCGAGGCGCTGGGCATGCAACAACTTCCCGGCAAGGGCAGCAACGACTGGGTGATCGCCGGGTCGCGCACCACGACCGGCAAGCCCATCCTGGCGGACGACCCGCACCTCGCGCTCACGGCGCCGATGCTGTGGTACCTCGCGGACGTGCAGGGTAAGGACCTCAAGGCGATCGGGGCGAGCATCCCGGGCCTCCCGGCCATCGTGATCGGGCGCAACGAGCGGGTCGCGTGGGGCGTGACGAACATGAACCCCGACGTGCAGGACCTGTACGTGGAACCCGAGAGCGCCAAGCTCACCAGCCGCCAGGAGGTGATCAAGGTCAAGGGCCAGGAGAACGTGACGATCACCGTCCGCGAGAGCGCGCACGGCCCGGTCATCAGCGACAACGGGGGCGGCGGCCTGAACTTCGCGGACGCCGGGCCGCGCGTGGCGCTGAAGTGGACGGCGCTGCAACCGGGCGACACCACCATGGACGCCTTCCTGGGCCTGAACTACGCGCAGAACTGGGCGGACTTCACGCGGGCCCTGTCACGCTACGTGGGGCCCAGCCAGAACTTCGTGTACGCCGATGTGGACGGCAACACCGGGTACTACGCGCCGGGCCGCGTGCCCATCCGCGAGGGCTGGGACGGCAGCCTCCCGGTACCCGGCGACGGCAGCCGCGAGTGGCGCGGGTACGTTCCGTTCGAGGCGCTGCCGCACACCTTCAACCCGGCCGACGGGCTGGTCGTCACCGCGAACAACCGGGTCGTGCCCGACGGGTACCCGTACCTGCTGGGCAACACGCGCAACTGGGCCGAACCGTACCGCGCCCAGCGCATCACGGACCTGCTGACCGCCACCCCGAAACTGAGCGTGGCGGACGTGCAGCGCACCCAGCTGGACACCCGCAGCCTCGTGTGGGAGGACTTCCGGCCCATCCTGCTGGCCACGAAGCCCGGCAGTGACCGCGCCCGGCAGGCGCTGGGCACCCTGCAGGGCTGGGACGGCAGCATGACGACCGGCAGCGTGGGCGCCCTGCTGTTCGAGGCGTGGCTGATGCAGCTGCAGGAGATGGCCCGCGACGAACTGAACGACGCGACCGTCATGAACAGCCTGTCCGTCCTGAACCAGCTGCGCGCTGGCGGTGAACTGTGCGCGCGGGGCGGCCAGGGGGACTGCGCGGCCCTGCTGACCCGCACGCTGGACGCCGCCTTGGGTGACCTCCAGGCCCGCCTGGGGGACGACATGACCGGCTGGACGTACGGCAAGCTGCATCAGGTCGCCAGCACCCACCGCGCGTTCGGCAAGGTGGGCGCCCTGGCGTGGCTGTTCAACCACCACGCGCCCACCCCCGGCGGGACGAACACCGTGAACGTCGCCCGGCCCGAACACGGCACCTTCGCGCAGACGCACGGCCCCAGCTACCGCCAGATCGTGGACCTCAGCGACCCCAACCGCAGCGTGTACATCGGCAGCCTGGGGCAGGCGGGCAGTCCCCTGGCGCCCCACGCCACCGACCAGATGACCCGCTGGATCGGCGGGCAGTACCTCCCCATGAGCACGAAACCCGCCGACTGGGGAAACACGCAGACCCTCACCCTTCACCCGGCGGGCAAGTAG